In Candidatus Nitronauta litoralis, one DNA window encodes the following:
- a CDS encoding acetyl-CoA carboxylase carboxyltransferase subunit beta: MSWIDKFKSKAGIGKKIPKPTQNWVECKRCKEQLYQIDLEENSSVCPKCDYHFRISAGERVEQLLNPGSFIEHDGNLVSGDPLKFKDVKKYKDRLKSALRDNPGKDSVLSGTGMIGDHHVEICVFQFKFMGGSMGSVVGEKITRAIERAIQEKHAMIIVNCSGGARMQEGIFSLMQMAKTSTALNRLSENGLPYISILTDPTTGGVSASFAFLGDIILAEPGATVGFAGKRVIEQTIKQKLPEGFQTAEFLLEHGLIDQVVHRRELRSTLNRLLSLLKNTPIESLRS; the protein is encoded by the coding sequence ATGTCCTGGATTGATAAATTTAAATCCAAAGCGGGAATCGGGAAAAAAATCCCGAAACCCACTCAAAACTGGGTTGAATGTAAGCGCTGTAAGGAACAGCTTTACCAAATTGACCTGGAAGAGAACTCCAGCGTTTGCCCAAAATGCGATTATCATTTCAGGATCAGTGCGGGTGAACGGGTTGAGCAATTATTGAACCCGGGTTCATTTATTGAGCATGACGGGAATCTTGTTTCCGGTGATCCACTTAAATTTAAAGACGTAAAAAAATATAAAGATCGTCTTAAATCTGCACTACGGGATAACCCCGGCAAGGATTCTGTATTGTCAGGCACAGGAATGATCGGGGATCATCACGTCGAAATTTGCGTGTTCCAGTTTAAGTTCATGGGTGGCAGTATGGGCTCGGTGGTAGGTGAAAAAATCACCCGTGCTATCGAACGAGCCATTCAGGAAAAACACGCCATGATCATTGTGAACTGTTCAGGAGGGGCTCGTATGCAGGAGGGTATTTTTTCTCTTATGCAAATGGCCAAGACCTCCACTGCCCTCAACCGACTTTCCGAAAACGGCCTTCCCTACATTTCTATACTGACAGATCCCACGACAGGAGGCGTTTCAGCCAGCTTTGCTTTTCTTGGAGATATAATCCTGGCCGAACCAGGTGCGACGGTAGGTTTTGCGGGCAAACGGGTCATTGAACAAACGATCAAGCAAAAGCTGCCGGAAGGATTCCAAACGGCAGAATTCCTTCTGGAACACGGATTAATCGATCAGGTCGTGCACCGGCGCGAGCTCCGCTCTACATTAAACCGGCTTCTTTCCCTCCTTAAAAACACTCCTATCGAATCTCTAAGGTCTTGA
- a CDS encoding DnaJ domain-containing protein: MRRSFEILGLPPESSFEDIKRAYKFQAKKWHPDRFPEDAHHLQKKAHEQFQKITDAFKKLEEHFKNHEKGRYAADQPDTSFQSATTETASTSSFDKGNPEGQTSTVREHDHVPGYFYREWPNGDRYEGQMRGEIPQGMGVYTSSDGTIYTGQFDCGKPHGQGKLSFSNGDTFNGEFREDRMCGQGTYKYANGDRYIGQFENDLPHGEGAHILASGKVYAGLWEGGYLIDQR; this comes from the coding sequence TTGCGCCGTTCATTCGAAATATTAGGTCTGCCTCCCGAAAGCTCATTCGAGGATATAAAACGGGCATATAAATTTCAGGCAAAGAAATGGCATCCGGACCGTTTCCCCGAAGATGCTCATCACCTTCAAAAGAAGGCGCACGAGCAATTTCAAAAAATCACAGACGCTTTCAAAAAACTGGAAGAGCATTTTAAAAATCATGAGAAAGGCCGATATGCGGCTGACCAGCCTGATACCAGTTTTCAGAGCGCAACAACGGAAACCGCTTCAACTTCTTCATTTGATAAAGGAAATCCTGAAGGACAAACGTCGACAGTCCGCGAACACGACCATGTCCCGGGTTATTTTTACAGGGAATGGCCTAATGGTGATCGATACGAGGGCCAGATGCGCGGTGAGATCCCTCAGGGTATGGGGGTGTACACCTCAAGCGACGGTACAATTTATACCGGACAATTCGATTGCGGGAAACCACACGGTCAGGGCAAATTATCCTTTTCTAACGGTGATACTTTTAATGGCGAATTTCGCGAAGACCGGATGTGTGGGCAGGGAACCTATAAATATGCTAACGGTGACCGCTATATAGGCCAGTTCGAAAATGATCTGCCCCATGGAGAAGGTGCTCACATATTGGCGTCTGGAAAAGTTTATGCCGGGCTTTGGGAAGGCGGCTATCTCATCGACCAACGCTGA
- the pssA gene encoding CDP-diacylglycerol--serine O-phosphatidyltransferase, which produces MKVNRVQLKKGIYILPSLLTTCGVFCGFYAFIATMEDKFDVAAVAILIAMVFDGLDGRVARLTKTSSAFGVQYDSLADVISFGMAPAFLTYAWVLKPFGHLGWMAAFLFLLCGALRLARFNVTKPDLLGNNFLGLPIPAAAAVISSIIIAFEDLFFTKLDPIIMVGVVYCLAFLMVSNLKYPAFKQLEFKKRVPFTRFLFIVLVLYAFATVPKIALFIITGLYLLSGPFLFLKSVAQSSNAPQQQGVDPK; this is translated from the coding sequence ATGAAGGTTAATCGGGTACAGTTAAAAAAAGGCATCTATATCCTACCCAGTCTTTTAACAACTTGTGGGGTGTTCTGCGGGTTTTACGCCTTTATTGCCACGATGGAAGACAAATTTGATGTGGCAGCAGTCGCCATCCTGATTGCCATGGTCTTTGATGGTCTCGATGGTCGGGTAGCCCGTCTGACCAAAACATCAAGCGCCTTTGGAGTCCAATACGATTCTCTTGCAGATGTAATTTCCTTTGGCATGGCACCGGCATTTCTGACATACGCCTGGGTTTTAAAGCCCTTTGGTCACCTGGGCTGGATGGCGGCTTTTCTTTTTCTTCTATGCGGAGCTTTACGTCTGGCGCGTTTTAATGTCACAAAGCCCGATCTTCTGGGGAATAACTTTCTGGGTCTGCCAATTCCAGCAGCCGCAGCGGTTATCTCATCAATCATTATCGCGTTTGAAGACCTTTTCTTTACAAAACTCGATCCTATAATAATGGTTGGCGTTGTTTACTGCCTCGCTTTTTTAATGGTGAGCAATCTTAAATACCCGGCATTCAAACAACTTGAGTTTAAAAAGAGAGTCCCTTTTACCCGTTTCCTTTTTATTGTGCTCGTTCTTTACGCCTTTGCCACTGTCCCCAAGATCGCCCTGTTCATTATTACCGGGCTCTATCTTTTAAGCGGACCATTCCTTTTTCTGAAATCTGTTGCCCAAAGCTCAAATGCTCCACAGCAACAGGGTGTCGATCCCAAATAA